Proteins from one Amycolatopsis benzoatilytica AK 16/65 genomic window:
- a CDS encoding error-prone DNA polymerase — protein MNWNNPPVPWKDLARALSGGMPAGDHGDSPAWGRKREGYRRPADIPPPRADFESEPRVAYAELHCHSNFSFLDGASHPEELVEEAARLRLDAIALTDHDGMYGVVRFAEAAKELGVATVFGTELSFGLSAPQNGVADPEGEHLLLLARGDEGYRALCRAITAGQLHGHDRQNEDRAEKGRPIYDLRAVAEEVAGKCAVLTGCRKGAVRSALVREGPDAAIAELRRLVELFGRTQVYVELIDHGQPLDSTHNDLLAKMAGELNLPTIATTAAHYARPERGRLADALAAIRARRSIDDLEGWLPSDGTAFLRSGNEMADTFARYPGAVQRSALLGMECAFQLDLLAPELPPFDVPAGRTETTYLRELVWAGFDKRYSGKKHEEKARKQIQHELEVIEKLEFPGYFLIVWDIARFCREANIFCQGRGSAANSAVCYALEITKVDSVEAKLLFERFLAPDRDGYPDIDIDIESDRREEVIQYVYGKHGRYNAAQVANVITYRARSAIRDAARALGYSPGQQDAWSKQIDRWGALQRTEKDHDHDIPRDVVQLAFALEDFPRHLGIHSGGMVMCREPVSQVCPVEWARMENRSVVQWEKEDCAAVGLVKFDLLGLGMLSALHYMHDLVLEFKGEDVDLAELDLTDANIYEMLCRADAIGVFQVESRAQLATLPRLRPTTFYDLAVEVALIRPGPIQGGSVHPYIRRRQGREQWEHDHPLLKKALDKTLGVPLFQEQMMQIALDVADFTPAEADQLRHAMGSKRSQRKMERLHRRFLDGAMANGLDAELAEKIFQKLKAFANFGFPESHALSFAHLVFASAYFKYYHPDAFCAGLLRAQPMGFYSPQSLVADARRHGVSTLGPAINRSLPHATLEALPGNEKYHAVRGGLGTVRAIGETLAKEIVAERTANGRYESMSDLGRRVRLTTPQLEALATAGAFSEFGTDRRQALWSAGAVAQDRPDKLPGTGVGVDAPMLPGMDGLDLAAADVWATGISPGSYPTEFIRDRLDARGVVTADKLLHLPDGARVLVGGAVTHRQRPATAGGVTFLNLEDETGMVNVICTLGLWQRFHRIARGSAALLVRGVVEKADGVASVRAEKMEQLTLRIPTRSRDFR, from the coding sequence ATGAACTGGAACAACCCGCCGGTCCCGTGGAAGGACCTCGCACGAGCGCTGTCCGGCGGGATGCCGGCCGGGGACCACGGCGACAGTCCGGCGTGGGGACGCAAGCGCGAGGGGTACCGGCGTCCGGCGGACATTCCGCCGCCGCGCGCCGACTTCGAGTCCGAACCGCGAGTGGCGTACGCCGAGCTGCACTGTCATTCCAACTTCAGCTTCCTCGACGGGGCGAGCCATCCCGAGGAACTGGTGGAGGAAGCCGCGCGGCTGCGGCTCGACGCCATCGCGCTCACCGACCACGACGGGATGTACGGCGTCGTCCGATTCGCGGAAGCGGCCAAAGAGCTGGGCGTGGCAACGGTATTCGGCACCGAGCTGAGTTTCGGGCTGTCCGCGCCGCAGAACGGCGTCGCCGACCCCGAAGGCGAACATCTGCTGCTGCTTGCCCGCGGCGACGAGGGCTACCGCGCGCTGTGCCGCGCGATCACCGCAGGGCAGCTGCACGGGCACGACCGGCAAAACGAGGACCGCGCGGAGAAAGGGCGGCCGATCTACGATCTGCGCGCGGTTGCCGAGGAAGTCGCGGGGAAATGCGCGGTGCTCACCGGGTGCCGGAAGGGAGCGGTACGCTCGGCCCTGGTCCGCGAAGGACCGGACGCGGCGATCGCCGAACTGCGCCGGCTGGTGGAGCTGTTCGGGCGAACCCAGGTGTACGTCGAGCTGATCGACCACGGCCAGCCGCTGGACAGCACACACAACGACCTGCTCGCCAAGATGGCCGGTGAACTCAATCTGCCCACCATCGCGACCACCGCCGCGCACTACGCCCGGCCGGAACGCGGCCGGCTCGCGGACGCGCTCGCGGCCATCCGCGCCCGGCGCAGCATCGACGACCTCGAAGGCTGGCTGCCCAGCGACGGAACCGCGTTTTTGCGCTCTGGCAACGAAATGGCGGATACCTTCGCCCGATACCCGGGCGCGGTACAGCGATCGGCTTTGCTGGGCATGGAATGCGCGTTCCAGCTGGACCTGCTCGCGCCGGAGCTGCCGCCGTTCGACGTGCCGGCGGGCCGAACCGAGACTACCTACCTGAGAGAACTCGTCTGGGCCGGATTCGACAAGCGTTACTCGGGCAAGAAGCACGAAGAAAAGGCGCGCAAGCAGATCCAGCACGAGCTGGAGGTCATCGAAAAGCTCGAATTCCCAGGGTACTTCCTGATCGTCTGGGACATCGCGCGGTTCTGCCGCGAGGCGAACATCTTTTGCCAGGGACGAGGATCCGCCGCCAACTCGGCGGTCTGCTACGCGCTGGAGATCACCAAAGTCGATTCGGTGGAAGCGAAACTGCTCTTCGAACGGTTTCTCGCCCCTGATCGCGACGGGTACCCGGACATCGACATCGACATCGAGTCCGACCGGCGGGAGGAAGTGATCCAGTACGTCTACGGCAAACACGGCCGGTACAACGCCGCGCAGGTCGCGAACGTCATCACTTACCGCGCTCGCTCCGCGATCCGCGACGCCGCCCGCGCGCTCGGCTATTCGCCGGGCCAGCAGGACGCGTGGAGCAAACAGATCGACCGCTGGGGCGCATTGCAGCGCACGGAAAAAGACCACGACCACGACATCCCGCGCGACGTCGTGCAGCTCGCCTTCGCGCTCGAAGACTTCCCGCGCCACCTCGGCATCCACTCCGGCGGCATGGTGATGTGCCGGGAACCGGTGAGCCAGGTGTGCCCGGTCGAATGGGCACGGATGGAGAACCGCAGTGTCGTGCAATGGGAGAAGGAGGACTGCGCCGCGGTCGGGCTGGTGAAATTCGACCTGCTCGGGCTCGGGATGCTTTCCGCGCTGCACTACATGCACGACCTGGTCCTCGAATTCAAGGGCGAGGACGTCGACCTCGCCGAACTGGACCTCACCGACGCGAACATCTACGAAATGCTGTGCCGCGCCGACGCGATCGGCGTGTTCCAGGTGGAGAGCCGGGCGCAACTCGCCACGCTGCCGAGGTTGCGGCCGACAACCTTCTACGACCTGGCAGTGGAAGTGGCGCTGATCCGTCCCGGCCCGATCCAGGGCGGGTCGGTGCACCCCTACATCCGGCGCAGGCAGGGACGCGAGCAGTGGGAGCACGACCATCCGCTGCTGAAAAAGGCGCTGGACAAGACACTGGGGGTGCCGCTTTTCCAGGAACAGATGATGCAGATCGCCTTGGATGTCGCCGATTTCACCCCGGCCGAAGCCGATCAGCTGCGGCACGCGATGGGGTCCAAACGGTCGCAGCGGAAAATGGAGCGGCTGCACCGCCGGTTCCTCGACGGTGCGATGGCCAACGGGCTGGACGCGGAGCTGGCGGAGAAGATCTTCCAGAAACTCAAGGCATTCGCCAACTTCGGGTTTCCGGAAAGCCACGCGCTGAGCTTCGCGCACCTGGTGTTCGCGAGCGCGTATTTCAAGTACTACCACCCGGACGCGTTCTGTGCCGGCCTGCTTCGCGCGCAGCCGATGGGGTTCTACTCGCCGCAGTCGCTGGTGGCGGACGCGCGCCGGCACGGGGTGAGCACGCTCGGCCCGGCCATCAACCGCAGCCTGCCGCACGCCACGCTGGAAGCGTTGCCGGGCAACGAGAAGTACCACGCGGTGCGCGGCGGGCTCGGCACCGTCCGGGCGATCGGCGAGACACTGGCCAAGGAGATCGTGGCCGAACGGACGGCGAACGGGCGTTACGAGAGCATGTCCGACCTCGGCCGCCGCGTCCGGCTCACCACGCCGCAGCTGGAAGCGCTGGCCACCGCGGGCGCGTTCAGCGAGTTCGGCACGGACCGGCGGCAGGCTTTGTGGTCGGCGGGCGCGGTCGCGCAGGACCGGCCGGACAAACTGCCCGGCACCGGTGTCGGCGTGGACGCGCCGATGCTGCCCGGAATGGACGGGCTCGACCTCGCCGCCGCCGACGTGTGGGCCACCGGGATCTCGCCCGGCAGCTACCCGACCGAGTTCATCCGCGACCGGCTCGACGCGCGGGGCGTGGTCACCGCCGACAAACTGCTGCATCTGCCCGACGGCGCGCGCGTGCTGGTCGGCGGAGCGGTCACGCACCGCCAGCGCCCGGCGACCGCCGGCGGAGTCACGTTCTTGAATCTCGAAGACGAAACCGGCATGGTGAACGTGATCTGCACGCTCGGGCTGTGGCAACGATTCCACCGCATCGCCCGCGGCAGTGCGGCGCTTCTGGTGCGCGGCGTGGTGGAGAAAGCAGACGGCGTCGCGAGCGTGCGCGCGGAGAAAATGGAGCAGCTGACGCTGCGCATCCCTACCCGGTCCCGCGACTTCCGATGA
- the purN gene encoding phosphoribosylglycinamide formyltransferase — translation MDLSAPVKIVVLASGSGTLLQAVLDAVAKPGFPADVVAVGADRAGIEALARAERVHVPSFTVRVADHPDRAAWDVALADAVAAYQPDLVVSAGFMKILGPEFLARFAGRVINTHPALLPSFPGMHAVADALAAGVRVTGSTVHFVDAGVDTGPVIAQEAVPVENDDTEDVLHERIKAVERRLLVETIERLGRGGCTVDGRKVRFS, via the coding sequence TTGGACCTGTCCGCCCCGGTGAAGATCGTCGTGCTCGCGTCCGGTTCCGGCACGCTGCTGCAGGCCGTGCTCGACGCGGTGGCGAAGCCGGGATTCCCGGCCGACGTCGTCGCCGTGGGCGCCGACCGCGCCGGCATCGAGGCGCTCGCGCGGGCGGAACGGGTCCACGTGCCGTCGTTCACCGTGCGCGTCGCCGACCATCCAGACCGCGCCGCGTGGGACGTCGCGCTCGCCGACGCGGTCGCGGCGTATCAGCCGGACCTGGTCGTGTCGGCGGGCTTCATGAAGATCCTCGGGCCGGAGTTCCTGGCCCGGTTCGCGGGCCGGGTGATCAACACTCATCCCGCGCTGCTGCCGTCGTTCCCCGGGATGCACGCGGTCGCCGACGCGCTGGCCGCGGGCGTGCGGGTCACCGGGTCGACGGTGCATTTCGTCGACGCCGGCGTGGACACCGGACCGGTCATCGCCCAGGAGGCGGTGCCGGTGGAGAACGACGACACCGAAGACGTCCTGCACGAGCGGATCAAAGCCGTGGAACGCAGGCTGCTGGTTGAAACGATCGAGCGACTCGGCCGTGGTGGGTGCACCGTGGACGGACGAAAGGTGAGGTTTTCGTGA
- the purH gene encoding bifunctional phosphoribosylaminoimidazolecarboxamide formyltransferase/IMP cyclohydrolase — translation MSTAQGRRPVRRALIGVSDKAGLLELATGLHAAGVEIVSTGGTAKVIANAGVPVTPVEQVTGFPESLDGRVKTLHPRVHAGLLADQNNDEHVAQLKQLEIAAFDLLVVNLYPFQATVASGASFEDCVENIDIGGPAMVRAAAKNHGSVAVVVDPTRYAWVLEQVSAGGFELSDRKRLAAQAYAHTAAYDTAVASWFANAYAPADDSGFPDFLGATWDRADVLRYGENPHQKAALYRSAQPGLAHAEQLHGKAMSYNNYVDTDAARRAAFDFSEPAVAIIKHANPCGIAVGVDVAEAHRKAHACDPVSAYGGVIATNRPVSVEAAEQIAEVFTEVVLAPEFEPEALEILQRKKNVRLLKLPAIENAAPVELRPISGGVLVQTPDAIDADGDNPANWTLATGAPADEQTLADLEFAWRALRAVKSNAILLAHEQATVGVGMGQVNRVDSSRLAVSRAGDRAKGSVGASDAFFPFPDGLEVLIEAGVRAVVQPGGSIRDAEVIAAAEAAGMTLYLTGTRHFAH, via the coding sequence GTGAGCACAGCACAGGGGCGGCGCCCGGTCCGGCGCGCGCTGATCGGCGTCTCGGACAAGGCCGGCCTGCTCGAGCTCGCGACCGGCCTGCACGCGGCCGGCGTGGAGATCGTGTCGACCGGCGGCACCGCGAAGGTCATCGCGAACGCCGGGGTCCCGGTCACCCCGGTCGAGCAGGTCACCGGGTTCCCCGAGTCGCTCGACGGCCGGGTCAAGACGCTGCACCCGCGCGTGCACGCCGGGCTGCTCGCCGACCAGAACAACGACGAGCACGTCGCGCAGCTCAAGCAGCTCGAGATCGCGGCGTTCGACCTGCTCGTGGTGAACCTGTACCCGTTCCAGGCGACTGTCGCGTCCGGCGCGAGCTTCGAGGACTGCGTCGAGAACATCGACATCGGCGGGCCGGCGATGGTGCGCGCGGCAGCGAAGAACCACGGCAGCGTCGCGGTCGTGGTGGACCCGACGCGCTACGCGTGGGTGCTGGAGCAGGTTTCCGCGGGCGGCTTCGAGCTCTCGGACCGTAAGCGGCTCGCCGCGCAGGCGTACGCACACACTGCCGCGTACGACACCGCTGTCGCGTCGTGGTTCGCCAACGCGTACGCGCCCGCCGACGACAGTGGCTTCCCGGACTTCCTCGGAGCGACGTGGGACCGTGCGGACGTTCTGCGCTACGGCGAGAACCCGCACCAGAAGGCGGCGCTGTACCGCAGCGCGCAGCCGGGCCTCGCGCATGCGGAGCAGCTTCACGGCAAGGCGATGTCGTACAACAACTACGTCGACACCGATGCGGCGCGTCGGGCCGCCTTCGACTTCTCGGAGCCGGCTGTCGCGATCATCAAGCACGCCAACCCGTGCGGGATCGCTGTCGGCGTGGACGTCGCCGAAGCGCACCGTAAGGCGCATGCTTGCGACCCGGTGTCCGCGTACGGCGGCGTGATCGCCACGAACCGGCCGGTGAGCGTCGAAGCGGCGGAGCAGATCGCCGAGGTGTTCACCGAGGTCGTGCTGGCGCCTGAGTTCGAGCCGGAAGCGCTGGAGATCTTGCAGCGCAAGAAGAACGTGCGGCTGCTGAAGCTGCCGGCGATCGAGAACGCGGCCCCGGTCGAGCTCCGGCCGATCTCCGGCGGCGTGCTCGTGCAGACCCCGGACGCGATCGACGCGGACGGCGACAACCCGGCGAACTGGACGCTGGCCACCGGTGCGCCGGCCGATGAGCAGACCCTGGCGGACCTGGAGTTCGCGTGGCGGGCGCTGCGCGCGGTGAAGTCGAACGCGATCCTGCTGGCGCACGAGCAGGCGACCGTCGGGGTCGGCATGGGCCAGGTCAACCGGGTGGACTCGTCGCGGCTGGCGGTCTCGCGGGCGGGTGACCGGGCGAAGGGCTCGGTCGGCGCGTCGGACGCGTTCTTCCCGTTCCCGGACGGGCTCGAGGTGCTGATCGAGGCCGGTGTGCGGGCCGTCGTGCAGCCCGGCGGGTCGATCCGGGACGCCGAGGTGATCGCGGCCGCCGAGGCAGCCGGGATGACGCTGTACCTGACCGGCACGCGGCACTTCGCGCACTGA
- a CDS encoding GNAT family N-acetyltransferase codes for MKTGHIALRGFTEADLPAVDRFATDPDAAGQFGWAGFAGAQAGRRRFAEDGFLSPASSAVAVAVDDTVAGMASWEAADRGGPAGGCFAVRVALLPDHRSHSVREKAHALLADYLFRHTRAHRLETFVDSEDLAAQQALEKAGFHREGLLCQAFWRDGGYRDQVVYALLREG; via the coding sequence ATGAAAACAGGACACATCGCCCTGCGGGGTTTCACCGAAGCCGATCTGCCCGCGGTCGACCGGTTCGCCACCGACCCGGACGCAGCCGGTCAGTTCGGCTGGGCCGGGTTCGCCGGGGCACAGGCCGGGCGAAGGCGGTTCGCCGAGGACGGGTTCCTCAGCCCGGCGTCCAGCGCGGTCGCGGTGGCGGTCGACGACACCGTCGCGGGAATGGCGAGCTGGGAAGCCGCGGACCGAGGCGGGCCAGCCGGCGGGTGCTTCGCCGTCCGCGTCGCGCTGCTGCCGGATCACCGTAGCCACAGCGTCCGCGAGAAGGCGCACGCGCTCCTCGCCGACTACCTCTTCCGGCACACCCGCGCGCACCGGCTCGAAACCTTCGTCGACAGCGAAGATCTGGCCGCTCAGCAGGCGCTCGAGAAGGCCGGCTTCCACCGCGAAGGGCTGCTGTGCCAAGCCTTCTGGCGCGACGGCGGCTACCGCGACCAGGTCGTCTACGCGCTTCTGCGCGAGGGGTAA
- a CDS encoding DUF6350 family protein, whose protein sequence is MQVLTSPGRPASADPAVRQGSRLRVVLAAAFGPIVTGYAVVATLLALVVLTAEHAVFSAGGVLLSAGPGWLAAYQVELGIGGHPLGMLPLLPTVGVVVLIARAASRAVQRLGCERPRHAIPLIAAMSGAHLLFGLAISLFSLGQPVRANVALAVLVPAAISALAAGCGVLRRFGLPATIADRLDPLAMRGARAGLLGLFALLAAGALTLTIATALSARTVSSLFAPTFGSSFGLLLLSVLYLPNAVVAAMSFVSGPGFSIGGLAVHLVGYRGGEVPAVPLLGGIPEHAATWWPALMVLPLAVGVLVGWSVRAVDDDPAARLRVVVVAGAVVGFGCVLLGTLAGGRLGDGPFDPVSVPVGVASIVAFCWVVIPAGFVAFFAGAHEPPVPAGLLVDEDEDLAETDDETEPDEAAAEAAEDTEDDSEPDSDADEDPAEPDADEDEDEDPAEPEEEPGPEEPEYDEFDAEADAELGLELLEDLPEAEAVDAGETAAEPSDDEPGKPSDDEPGKPSAVTESTEDSGDAKPAGDDR, encoded by the coding sequence ATGCAGGTGCTCACCAGTCCCGGACGCCCGGCGTCCGCCGATCCGGCGGTCCGGCAGGGATCCCGGCTCCGGGTGGTGCTCGCCGCGGCCTTCGGTCCGATCGTCACCGGCTACGCGGTCGTCGCGACGCTGCTCGCGCTGGTCGTACTGACCGCCGAGCACGCGGTGTTCTCCGCGGGCGGAGTGCTGCTGTCAGCCGGGCCCGGCTGGCTGGCCGCCTACCAGGTCGAGCTCGGCATCGGCGGGCATCCGCTGGGCATGCTGCCGCTGCTGCCGACGGTCGGCGTCGTGGTGCTGATCGCGCGCGCGGCATCCCGTGCCGTCCAACGGCTCGGCTGCGAACGCCCGCGGCACGCGATCCCGTTGATCGCCGCGATGTCCGGCGCGCATCTGCTGTTCGGGCTCGCGATCTCGCTGTTCTCGCTCGGCCAGCCGGTGCGTGCGAACGTGGCGCTGGCCGTGCTGGTGCCCGCTGCGATCTCGGCGCTGGCGGCCGGCTGCGGCGTGCTGCGGCGGTTCGGGCTGCCGGCCACGATCGCGGACCGGCTCGACCCGCTGGCAATGCGCGGCGCGCGGGCGGGCTTGCTGGGGCTGTTCGCGCTCCTGGCAGCTGGCGCGCTGACGCTGACCATCGCCACCGCGCTGTCGGCGCGCACGGTGTCCAGCCTGTTCGCGCCGACGTTCGGCAGCAGCTTCGGCCTGCTCCTGCTGTCCGTGCTGTACCTGCCGAACGCGGTGGTGGCCGCGATGTCGTTCGTGAGCGGGCCCGGGTTCAGCATCGGCGGCCTCGCCGTGCACCTGGTCGGCTACCGCGGCGGGGAGGTTCCGGCGGTCCCGCTGCTCGGCGGGATCCCGGAGCACGCCGCGACCTGGTGGCCGGCGCTGATGGTGCTGCCGCTGGCGGTCGGCGTGCTGGTCGGCTGGTCGGTCCGCGCGGTGGACGACGATCCGGCGGCCCGGCTGCGGGTGGTCGTCGTGGCGGGCGCGGTAGTCGGGTTCGGCTGCGTGCTGCTCGGCACCCTCGCCGGCGGACGGCTCGGCGACGGCCCGTTCGACCCGGTCAGCGTGCCGGTCGGAGTGGCGTCGATCGTTGCGTTCTGCTGGGTGGTGATCCCGGCCGGGTTCGTGGCGTTCTTCGCCGGGGCGCACGAGCCGCCGGTGCCGGCCGGGCTGCTGGTCGACGAGGACGAGGATCTCGCCGAGACAGACGACGAGACAGAGCCGGACGAGGCGGCGGCGGAAGCGGCCGAGGACACGGAGGACGACTCCGAGCCCGACTCCGACGCCGACGAGGACCCGGCCGAGCCGGACGCCGACGAGGACGAGGACGAGGACCCGGCCGAGCCCGAAGAAGAGCCCGGACCCGAAGAACCCGAGTACGACGAATTCGATGCCGAGGCGGACGCCGAACTTGGCCTCGAGCTGCTGGAAGACCTGCCGGAAGCGGAAGCTGTCGACGCCGGGGAAACGGCCGCCGAGCCGTCGGACGACGAGCCCGGGAAGCCATCGGACGACGAGCCGGGGAAGCCATCGGCTGTGACCGAGTCCACCGAGGACTCCGGCGACGCCAAGCCCGCGGGAGACGACCGTTAA
- a CDS encoding DUF5336 domain-containing protein: protein MTFPSGGPGYPQQGQPSQGPPPSGGFPQQPQPQQGPPAMGAGAPPNLPLLLSLGVTALGVVQYFLGFASEAGGAGQTILFLLVGGLLSALNALPNGPKTLPFAALFSVIGGLTALDVVISAQTVPGIVIVVLILGILQMLASVAVLLFEYGVLKPPTPQPSVPAYQQPFGQPGQYQPTQYQPAAPGQPQPPAGAPQQPPAGQPPATPPGAQATTYAPQQGQFFQPPADQNKPGTPPGGFGQQG from the coding sequence ATGACCTTCCCCAGTGGCGGGCCCGGCTACCCCCAGCAGGGCCAGCCGTCCCAGGGACCGCCCCCGTCGGGCGGGTTCCCGCAGCAGCCCCAGCCCCAGCAGGGCCCGCCCGCGATGGGCGCCGGAGCGCCGCCGAACCTTCCGCTGCTGCTCTCGCTCGGGGTGACCGCGCTGGGCGTCGTGCAGTACTTCCTCGGCTTCGCCTCCGAGGCGGGCGGCGCCGGGCAGACCATCCTGTTCCTGCTGGTCGGCGGTCTGCTGTCGGCGCTCAACGCGCTGCCCAACGGGCCGAAGACGCTGCCGTTCGCGGCGCTGTTCAGCGTGATCGGCGGGCTGACCGCGCTCGACGTGGTCATCTCCGCGCAGACCGTCCCGGGCATCGTCATCGTGGTGCTGATCCTCGGCATCCTGCAGATGCTGGCGTCGGTCGCGGTGCTGCTGTTCGAGTACGGCGTGCTCAAGCCGCCGACGCCGCAGCCGTCCGTCCCGGCGTATCAGCAGCCGTTCGGCCAGCCGGGCCAGTACCAGCCGACGCAGTACCAGCCGGCGGCCCCGGGCCAGCCGCAGCCGCCGGCCGGCGCGCCGCAGCAGCCGCCCGCCGGTCAGCCGCCCGCGACGCCGCCGGGCGCGCAGGCCACCACGTACGCGCCGCAGCAGGGCCAGTTCTTCCAGCCACCCGCTGACCAGAACAAGCCGGGCACCCCGCCCGGTGGTTTCGGACAGCAAGGCTGA
- a CDS encoding DNA polymerase Y family protein — protein MLVVWCPDWPAVAAVAAAGSALTRPAAVFHANRVVACTAVARTRNVRRGMRRREAESHCPDLAVFGVDEARDARLFENVALAVEELVVGLEVVRPGLLAVPVAGAAGYFGGEPRLAEQLVDQVAAAAGVECQVGVSEGLFAATLAARRGELVEPGRAAEFLSPLPVSDLDQPGAERADLVDLLVRLGLRTLGAFAALGERDVGARFGGTGVLAHRLARGLSDRPPLRRKPPPELTLSESFDPVLARVDVAAFQAKKLGARFHAVLADRGLACTRLGIYATTENGEQLGRVWRCAEPLTPQGVADRVRWQFEGWLKAAPGERPTAGVARLRLEPEETVEGRSLQLGLWHGGDPGAGPGEDEELAAERAGRAFVRVQSLLGPDGVVTPMLDGGRDPASRVRLVPWGDPRETGAPPDATWPARLPSPSPATVLEKPLPVQVVDEQGRPVGLTARKKLTAPPHGLRVAGGPARPITGWAGPWPVTSGRRSAGPQQARLQLLLDAGENEAPEAVLVRCSGTENPVWTVEGSYD, from the coding sequence ATGTTGGTCGTGTGGTGCCCGGACTGGCCCGCGGTCGCGGCCGTCGCGGCGGCGGGGAGCGCGCTCACCCGGCCGGCGGCGGTGTTTCACGCCAACCGGGTCGTCGCCTGCACGGCGGTGGCCCGGACGCGGAACGTGCGGCGCGGGATGCGGCGGCGCGAGGCCGAGTCCCACTGCCCGGACCTGGCGGTGTTCGGGGTCGACGAGGCGCGGGACGCCCGGCTGTTCGAAAACGTCGCGCTTGCGGTCGAAGAACTGGTCGTCGGCCTGGAAGTAGTACGGCCGGGGCTGCTCGCGGTGCCCGTCGCGGGAGCGGCCGGGTATTTCGGCGGCGAACCGCGGCTCGCGGAGCAGCTCGTGGACCAGGTGGCCGCGGCGGCTGGCGTCGAGTGTCAGGTCGGGGTGTCGGAAGGGCTGTTCGCGGCGACGCTCGCGGCACGCCGCGGCGAACTGGTCGAGCCCGGGCGAGCCGCCGAATTCCTCTCTCCGCTGCCGGTTTCCGACCTGGATCAACCGGGTGCCGAGCGGGCGGACTTGGTCGACCTGCTGGTCCGGCTCGGGTTGCGCACGCTGGGGGCGTTCGCCGCGCTCGGCGAGCGGGACGTGGGGGCTCGGTTCGGGGGCACCGGTGTGCTGGCGCACCGGCTGGCCCGCGGGTTGTCCGATCGGCCGCCGTTGCGGCGCAAGCCGCCGCCGGAGCTGACGCTTTCGGAGTCGTTCGATCCGGTGCTGGCGCGGGTGGACGTGGCCGCGTTCCAAGCCAAGAAGCTCGGCGCGCGGTTCCACGCGGTGCTGGCTGACCGCGGGCTGGCCTGCACTCGGCTCGGCATCTACGCCACCACGGAAAACGGCGAGCAGCTCGGCCGGGTCTGGCGATGCGCGGAACCCCTGACCCCGCAAGGGGTCGCCGACCGGGTGCGGTGGCAGTTCGAGGGCTGGCTGAAGGCCGCACCAGGAGAGCGGCCGACTGCCGGGGTGGCGCGGTTGCGGCTCGAACCCGAGGAAACCGTCGAGGGACGGTCTTTGCAGCTCGGGCTGTGGCACGGCGGCGATCCCGGCGCCGGGCCGGGCGAGGACGAGGAACTGGCCGCTGAACGGGCCGGGCGCGCGTTCGTCCGGGTGCAGAGCCTGCTCGGTCCGGACGGCGTGGTCACTCCGATGCTCGACGGCGGACGCGATCCGGCCAGCCGCGTCCGGCTTGTCCCCTGGGGTGATCCGCGGGAGACCGGGGCGCCGCCGGACGCGACTTGGCCGGCGCGGCTGCCGTCGCCATCGCCGGCGACGGTGCTGGAAAAGCCGTTGCCGGTTCAGGTCGTCGACGAACAGGGGCGGCCGGTCGGGCTCACCGCGCGCAAGAAGCTCACCGCGCCGCCGCACGGGCTTCGCGTCGCGGGCGGGCCGGCTCGGCCGATCACCGGATGGGCCGGGCCGTGGCCGGTCACCTCCGGGCGGCGCTCGGCCGGACCACAGCAGGCGCGGCTGCAGCTGCTGCTCGACGCCGGCGAAAACGAGGCGCCGGAAGCGGTTCTGGTCCGATGCTCCGGAACCGAAAATCCAGTGTGGACAGTGGAAGGAAGCTACGACTGA
- the sucD gene encoding succinate--CoA ligase subunit alpha produces MSIFLNENSKVIVQGLTGSEGMKHATKMLKSGTDIVGGVNARKAGQTVTIEGKELTVFGTVEEAIKETGADVSVIFVPPKFAKDAVIEAIDAEIPLAVVITEGIPVHDSAYFWAHAVANGNKTRIIGPNCPGVISPGKSNAGIIPADIAKGGPIGLVSKSGTLTYQMMYELRDIGFSTAVGIGGDPIIGTTHIDALEAFEKDADTKVIVMIGEIGGDAEERAAAYIKENVTKPVVGYVAGFTAPEGKTMGHAGAIVSGSSGTAAAKKEALEAAGVKVGKTPSETAVLARELYNSLG; encoded by the coding sequence ATGTCGATCTTCCTGAACGAGAACAGCAAGGTCATCGTGCAGGGGCTCACCGGCTCCGAGGGCATGAAGCACGCGACCAAGATGCTGAAGTCCGGCACCGACATCGTGGGCGGCGTCAACGCCCGCAAGGCCGGCCAGACGGTCACCATCGAGGGCAAGGAACTCACCGTGTTCGGCACGGTCGAGGAAGCCATCAAGGAGACCGGCGCCGACGTGTCGGTCATCTTCGTGCCGCCGAAGTTCGCCAAGGACGCGGTCATCGAGGCGATCGACGCCGAGATCCCGCTCGCCGTGGTGATCACCGAGGGCATCCCGGTGCACGACTCGGCCTACTTCTGGGCGCACGCGGTCGCCAACGGCAACAAGACCCGCATCATCGGCCCGAACTGCCCCGGCGTGATCAGCCCCGGCAAGTCGAACGCCGGCATCATCCCGGCCGACATCGCCAAGGGCGGCCCGATCGGCCTCGTGTCGAAGTCCGGCACGCTGACCTACCAGATGATGTACGAGCTGCGGGACATCGGCTTCTCGACCGCGGTCGGCATCGGCGGCGACCCGATCATCGGCACCACCCACATCGACGCCCTCGAGGCGTTCGAGAAGGACGCCGACACCAAGGTCATCGTGATGATCGGCGAGATCGGCGGCGACGCCGAGGAGCGCGCAGCGGCCTACATCAAGGAGAACGTGACCAAGCCGGTCGTCGGCTACGTCGCGGGCTTCACCGCCCCGGAGGGCAAGACGATGGGCCACGCGGGCGCGATCGTCTCCGGTTCGTCGGGCACCGCCGCGGCGAAGAAGGAGGCCCTCGAGGCCGCCGGCGTCAAGGTCGGCAAGACCCCGAGCGAGACCGCGGTTCTCGCCCGGGAGCTGTACAACAGCCTCGGCTGA